The genomic interval TATGGGCGCTGAACAGCCTAAAAGGGCCGGACGAGCGCGTTCGCGTCCCCGGGTTCTACGATGATGTGGTGCCGCCGACCCCCGAGGAGCTGGAGTTGTTAGAGCGCATGGAGTGGGACGAGGAGGCGTTGCGACAGGCCTGGGGGGTGCAACGGTTCCTGGGAGGGCGGACGGGGCAGGATGCCCGCGTGGCGCTGTTGTACGAGCCGACGTGCACGATTTGCGGCTTCCAGGCGGGGTACGCCGGGCCAGGCGCCAAGACGGTGCTGCCCGGAAAGGCCCGATGCAAGGTGGACTTCCGGCTGGTGCCGCGGCAGGATCCGGCGGATATCTTCCGCAAGGTGCGGGCGCACCTGGACGCCCAGGGGTTCTCGGACGTGAAGATGACGCTCGTGGGCGCGCTGAAGGCATCCAAGACGCCTCTGGATGCGCCCGTGGCCCGCGCGCTAACCGAGGCGCTGTGGGAGACGTTCCAGGTGGAGCCCAACGTGCGCCCGCTGGTGGAGGGATCGGGGCCAGGGTACGTGTTCGAGGAGGCGCTGGGGATTCCGCAGGCCTACAGCGGCTTTGGGCCCACGGAGGACCGGCTGCATGCGCCCAACGAGTATATCACCGTGGAGGGCTACCTGAAGGGCATCGAGGCGTGCATGCGATTCTACGAGCGTTTCGGCTCGGCGGAGTAGAAAAAGAAGCCCGGGATCCCCAGGATCCCGGGCTTCTTGTTTGAGCAGCCCCCTGTTTTGTATGGGCATCTGCCGTCTTCTCGACGAGCCCCATCCGCTCGCATCGCGAAGTTTTGGATGACCCGATCTGCCGGCTAAGAGGTCTCTGGAAGCTTCCCCCCATTCCAGCCAGCGCAGGCCTCACGCGGTTCAACCGTCTTCGATGGATTCAGCAGGTCGAGGAGCAGATCTCGAGTGGACTTGTTGAAGGAGTCGTAGATGTCGCAACAGCGTTCGTAGAAGCGGACGAGCCCGTATTCCGCCTTGCCGACTTGCCATTCGGTGTCCCACCCCGCTCCGGGATGTTTCTCAAAGGCCCGCAGCACATCCCAGAAATCGAGATCTGGCGACCTTGGACATCCTGTCGGTATCATAGAGGCAATGCTGACCCTGGAACCGTTCTGATTATCCGGGTACGTGTCGCTCGTGCCGAACAGGAACTTGTAGAAGCCGAACTTGCCCCGGGCGGTCAGGAGGTGTAGCCCGCTGGTGACGCCGAAGTCATTGCGCTCGATCATGTCGAGGTCGTACAGCCCCTTTTGGTGTAGGAATCTGCGGTTATAGGGCAGGCGCTTGTCCTGTCCCCAGATGTGGAAGAGCAACTCCTCCGCCGCGTACTGGGCGAACCCCTCGTGGAAGGCGATGTTCGGGTTCTCCTGGCGTCCATGGGTGTCCCAGTCGAAGCATATCGCGTCCAGCCAGTTCGCCGTGCCTTTGTTGTGGTCGTAGTTCCAGAGGTGCATCACCTCATGCAGCACGGTCTCAGCGCTCCACCATCGATCGTCCTGCCCCTTGTGGATGTAGGCCGTGCGGTCGATGCCATTCGCGTAGGGCACCCCGGAGATCACTTTCGCCGGATAGACGACGTTGATCTTCTTCTCGAAGGCGAAGTAGGGATCCTTGTCCACCAGCGTATCGATCATCGTGCGGCATAGATACCAGGCGACGGCCTGTCGGCGATAGTCCTCCTCGCCGAGGTCACGGGCGCCGCCCGCCTTGAAGGTGCGCGTGCCGATGTCGATCGTTGGACCTTCCTTCTTGCTCGTGGACTTGTAGATGAGGTGCCAGTTTGATTCGAAGATATCAAGCTTAGCCCCTTTGATCTCCAGGTCGTCGGAGCGGAAGCGGACTCGCACACGGATGTATCGCTTCTGCTTGTTCTTATTCACACTCAAGGAGAAGCTCCCATCTGAACGGGTACGCACAGTACCCCACTCATTCCATCCGATCGACGAGGAGATCGTAGAGCCCGAGACCTCCACTTCGATGCCCTTCAGATCGCGAATCTGCTTGCGACCCGTGGTTTCATCCTCTTTAACCCGAATCCGTCCTTTGATAGTCCAAGTTTGCCTAGCCATAGTCTTCTCCTTGGGCTAAGGGTCGGCGGCAGATGTCATCGCGTCCGCACCAGGGGGAACGTCTCTTCGCTCTGGGGAGGGAAGATGCTCACCTGGAGGGCAAGCGGGAAGGGCGTTGTGGAAGGTGTTTGCTGGAGGATTTGTTTAGGCGGGCGTCGACTCAAGGCGCAGAGCCTGAGTCCCTAAAGCCGACCGGGAAGGTGCTCCGTCCGCGATCGTCCCAGGCAGAAGAGTGCTCAAATGCACTGCAATGCAGCCGACATGGGGGAGGGCGGAAACCGCCTGGTCGAATGCATTATCAGTTTCCACAATTGCATGAAAATGCGATCGAAGACTGTAGCGAGCATTCCCATTTCCCGCCCTGTCCCTTGGGGAAAGGCGGGAGAGGGCTTCGCTCCCGGTTTCGGGCTCAGTGGCTTGAGCAGCCTTCAAGCGTACTCGGTTGCACAGCCCGAGGAGCGTCGTCCTTTGCTGTCTCAAAGGGAAGCTGGGGG from Chloroflexota bacterium carries:
- a CDS encoding M20/M25/M40 family metallo-hydrolase, encoding MSEYVGWIDARREELVGDLQRLLRQPSISAQDHGIRECAALVAEMLQSWGISTQVHETPRHPVVTGELRGEGNRTLLIYGHYDVQPPEPLELWEHDPFGAEIVDGRIYARGAVDDKGNLLAAVEAARGLHEMGRLPCNIKFIIEGEEEISSPNLLPFVRAHRDLLAADALAGFDGNVTPGGRPEVVLGMKGICYVELEAEIGRDQHSSKAPLVPNPAWRLVWALNSLKGPDERVRVPGFYDDVVPPTPEELELLERMEWDEEALRQAWGVQRFLGGRTGQDARVALLYEPTCTICGFQAGYAGPGAKTVLPGKARCKVDFRLVPRQDPADIFRKVRAHLDAQGFSDVKMTLVGALKASKTPLDAPVARALTEALWETFQVEPNVRPLVEGSGPGYVFEEALGIPQAYSGFGPTEDRLHAPNEYITVEGYLKGIEACMRFYERFGSAE